The following is a genomic window from Pseudomonadota bacterium.
CAATGGTCTCGGCAGGGGCCGACATCATTGATGTTGGCGGCGAATCAACCAGGCCGTTTGCTGCCCCTGTCTTAATCGACGAAGAACTTCGTCGGGTCATCCCGGTGATCAAGGCCATCAGGAAACACAGCCCCATCCCCATATCCATCGACACAACCAAAGCCGAAGTTGCAAGGGTTGCTCTGGCTGCAGGCGCGAATATTATAAATGATATAAGCGCGCTGCGATTTGATCCGGAAATGGCCCCTCTGGCCCATGATGCTGATTGTCCGCTGATCATCATGCACATGCAGGGAACGCCGGAAACCATGCAGGTCAATCCCCGGTATAATGATGTTATTTCAGAATCAATTGCCTTTCTTGGAAAACGTCTGGAATGGGCAGAAAATCATGGAATTAAACGGGAGAAAATCATCGTCGACCCGGGAATCGGATTCGGAAAAACAGTATCCCACAACCTCACCATTCTGAAACATATCGCGGATCTCAAGGCCCTGGGGTGCAGTATACTCATCGGTCATTCGAGAAAATCATTTATCGGTAAAATCTTAGGAGATGACCTCCATGACCGGGACACCGCAACTGCAGCAATATCCATGTTCTGCGCCATGCAGGGTGTTGCCTATCTAAGAGTGCATGATGTAAAGAAAACAGTCCAGGCCGTCCGTATCGCCGAGGCAATCCTTGCCGCACCATGACCAGTTCTGTTATACTTGTCTCGATTGACCATTCGTTAATTACATCATCCTTCGCCAAAACCTTTGCGATAACTGTCTTTATCCGGATTCGTCAGATAAAATGAGCAAAATCGAACGATATAAAAAATATAACCGCAATCGCAAAATAACCGCTATCGCCTTTAATGAAAGCAAGGCGGCCCTTCTTTTCAAAATCATCCCTTTCCTCCTTCATTGCAACTATCCGGATCTCCCTGGTTTTGTGAACAGCCCCAAATGCCCATTCGGGATCTACCGGTTTCAACCGGAAAAAGTAGTGGATTTCGATTTATTTCAGCGTTTTTTCCCGACCTCTTCCGCCAAGAATATCAATACCAACAGCCCGTATACGGAAACCCCTTTCATACACTCACTGAAAACCATCGGCAGCATCGGCACCATCGCGCAGACCGAAAAGTCGGATTGTGATTTCTGGGTCAGCATCCGACTTGAGGATATGGATTCCGACGGAGTTGAAATGCTCGACCAGAAATGCAAGGGCATAGAGGAATGGGCGCTCACCAAAGGGATTGAAGTCTACTTCTTTCTAATGGATATTGACCAGACCAGGGAAAACAGTTTTGAATCATCTACCGGAGATGAATCCGCGGGGTCGGCAATCAAGGCGCTCCTCAAGGACGAACTCTTTCGAACCCATATCCTTGTTGCCGGAAAAATGCTTCTCTGGTGGCTGATCCCTCCGGGGTTGACCGAAGAGGAATATCGTAATTATGTAAACACCGCAATCGAGGAGGAAAAACTCGATCCCGACAACTTCATTGATCTGGGCTATCTTTCGGACATCCCCAAATCAGAAATATTCGGCGCCTGCCTCTGGCAGATGAACAAAGCCCTGGACAGCCCCTTTAAGTCGATAATCAAATTTGCCTATCTGGAACTTCTGTTAAACGATACGACCAAAAGACTGCCGCTCTTTTCCGATACGGTCAAAAGGCTTGTCACCTATCCGGACAAAGAAATGTCTGCAAACGGCCAGTTAAGCGACCTTAAACTCATCGATGTAGATCCCTATCTGCTGCTGGCCCGGGAAATTATAGCCTTTTATCAACGGCGCGACACGGAACAGGAACGCGCCGACCTGATCAGAATCTGCATGTTTCTGAAAACCCTTGAAGGCATGGCCACCCAAAAGAAAAAGGGCGGAAAGCGATTAAACTTCGAAAGAACCTCGGCCCTCATGCATAACTGGAACCTTCTGCCCATGGACAGCGAGCATTATTTGAATATCCGGGACTGGGATTACCGTGAACTCGTGGATTTCGGCACCAAGGTCCATGATTACCTTCTTGAAACCTACAAACGTCTCCGGATCATCTTTAACTCATTTGATGATGACACCGCCCTGACCATTACCCAGCGCGACATTCACGTCCTTGGACGTAAACTCTTTACTTATTACGAGAAAAAAACAAATAAAATTGACTACATCCGGAGTTTATCGCGTAATGACATGGCTCAGGGGAATATAACC
Proteins encoded in this region:
- the folP gene encoding dihydropteroate synthase, which produces MTAAGESFASSQDTRVQIIGILNVTPDSFSDGGIFFNEDQAVKQALAMVSAGADIIDVGGESTRPFAAPVLIDEELRRVIPVIKAIRKHSPIPISIDTTKAEVARVALAAGANIINDISALRFDPEMAPLAHDADCPLIIMHMQGTPETMQVNPRYNDVISESIAFLGKRLEWAENHGIKREKIIVDPGIGFGKTVSHNLTILKHIADLKALGCSILIGHSRKSFIGKILGDDLHDRDTATAAISMFCAMQGVAYLRVHDVKKTVQAVRIAEAILAAP
- a CDS encoding class I adenylate cyclase, producing MSKIERYKKYNRNRKITAIAFNESKAALLFKIIPFLLHCNYPDLPGFVNSPKCPFGIYRFQPEKVVDFDLFQRFFPTSSAKNINTNSPYTETPFIHSLKTIGSIGTIAQTEKSDCDFWVSIRLEDMDSDGVEMLDQKCKGIEEWALTKGIEVYFFLMDIDQTRENSFESSTGDESAGSAIKALLKDELFRTHILVAGKMLLWWLIPPGLTEEEYRNYVNTAIEEEKLDPDNFIDLGYLSDIPKSEIFGACLWQMNKALDSPFKSIIKFAYLELLLNDTTKRLPLFSDTVKRLVTYPDKEMSANGQLSDLKLIDVDPYLLLAREIIAFYQRRDTEQERADLIRICMFLKTLEGMATQKKKGGKRLNFERTSALMHNWNLLPMDSEHYLNIRDWDYRELVDFGTKVHDYLLETYKRLRIIFNSFDDDTALTITQRDIHVLGRKLFTYYEKKTNKIDYIRSLSRNDMAQGNITFHVTREGDTDFFHAFQGKFDQLDVQKNIHSLIAKRSNLVILISWLLINGILNKRTKLHLTKHRLPLDLVDIQGLAALMLKTFPPITFARISSDDLLKKERVVRAFAVINLLKKPVRDAKTLHSTLITQNSWGEYFYENFDTLNQLKNAIRTLLSKHFVSRFNKNLEVYIPPQKEQHLIKTLVFQ